The genomic interval CGTACAGCGAGCGCGGCTGGTCGATGCGCTGGTCTTCGGAAAACGGCGGCGTCGCCGAATCGCCGTACACCGAACTGCTCGACGCATAGGCCAGGTGCTGCACGCCGCGGTGCCGGCACAGTTCCAGCACGTTGACGAAGCCGACCAGGTTGCTGTCGACGTAGGCGTACGGGTTCTGCAGCGAATAGCGCACTCCCGCCTGCGCGGCCAGGTGCACCACGCGCTCGGGCCGGATCTCGTCGAACAGCGCGGTCAGGCCGTCGCGGTCGGTGAGGTCGAGCCGGCGGATGTCGATCTGCGGGCACAGCGCGGCGACGCGGTCGCGCTTGAGCTGCGGGTCGTAGTAGTCGTTGTAGTTGTCCAGCCCCACCACGCTCTCGCCGCGCGCGGCCAGCGCACGGCAGGTGTAGGCGCCGACGAAGCCGGCCGCGCCGGTGACCAGCACCGTCATCGGCGTGCGCCTTGCGCGATTGCGGGGACGAGGACGGGCGTCATGCGGATCGGCGGCGACGGCTCAGCCGAGCTTGCCGCGCAGCCGCTCCAGCACGCCGTCGAGCGTGTCCAGATCGGTGTAATGGATCACCAGCTTGCCCTTGCCGCCGCGGCCGTGGGCGATGGCGACCTTGGTGCCCAGCGATTCGGACAGCTCGGTCTCCAGCGAGGCGATGTCGGCCTGCGGGGCGACGCGGCCGGGCTTGGCCTTGCGGTTGCTGGGCACCTTGCCGGCGGCGAACTGCTGCGCGCGATGCTCGACCTCGCGCACCGACCAGCCCTGGTCGGCGGCGTCGGAGGCCAGGCGGCTGGCCAGCTCCGGCGACAGCGTCAGCAGCGCGCGCGCGTGGCCCATCTCCAGGCGCCCGGCCTCGAGCAGCGCGCGGATCGCCGGCGGCAGCTCCAGCAGGCGCAGCAGGTTGGACACCGAGGCGCGCGAGCGGCCCACCGCTTCGGCCGCCTCGGCGTGGGTCAGCGCGAATTCGTCGATCAGCCGCTGCAGCGCCTGCGCTTCCTCCAGCGGATTGAGGTCCTCGCGCTGGATGTTCTCGATCAGCGCCATGGCGATGACGGTGCGGTCGTCGAGCTCGCGCACCACCACCGGCACCTCGCTCAGCCCGGCCAGCTGCGAGGCGCGCCAGCGGCGTTCGCCGGCGACGATCTCGAACTTGCCCGGCTCCAGCTCGCGCGCCACGATCGGCTGGATCACGCCCTGCGCCTTGATCGACTCGGCCAGCTCCTGCAGCTTGCCCTCGTCCATCTCCTGGCGCGGCTGGTACTTGCCCGGCTGCAGCTGCCCGACGGGCAACTGGCGCAGGCTCTCGCCCGGCTGCGCTTCGTCGCTGGGCACCGGCGCGGCGGCGCCACCCTTCGGTCCCAGCAGCGCTTCCAGGCCACGGCCCAGGCCGCGCTTCTTCGCTCCGAGGGCGGGGGGCTTGGCGGTCATCAGTAGCTCTCCATGGCCGGGGCGGGCCTGTTGCGTTCGTTGCGACGGCGCACGATCTCGCCGGCCAGGCCCAGGTAGGCCACGCCGCCGCGCGAGGTGCGGTCGTAGCCGACGATGCTCTGGCCGTGGCTGGGCGCCTCGGCCAGGCGCACGTTGCGCGGCACGATGGTGCGGAACACCTTGTCGCCGAAATGGTTGGTCAGCTCCGCCGACACCGCGTTGGCCAGGTTGTTGCGCACGTCGAACATGGTGCGCAGCACGCCCTCGATCTCCAGCGTCGGATTGAGGTTGGCGCGCAACGCCTCAATGGTCTCCAGCAACGCGGTCAACCCTTCCAGCGCGTAGTACTCGCACTGCATCGGCACGATGATCGAGTCGGCGGCGGTCAGCGCGTTCAGGGTCAGCAGCGACAGCGCCGGCGGGCAGTCGATCAGGATGAAGTCGTACTCCTCGCGCAGCGGCGCCAGCGCGGTCTTCAGCCGCTGCTCGCGCGCCGGCTGGTCCATCAGCTGGATCTCGGCCGCGGTCAGGTCGATGTTGCCGGGCAGCAGGTCGAAACCTTCCGGCGCGGTCACCCGGATCTGCGCGGCGCTGCTTTCGCCCAGCAGCACGTCGCAGGTGGAGGCGGCCAGTTCGCGCTTGTCGATGCCGCTGCCCATCGTCGCGTTGCCCTGCGAATCCAGGTCCACCAGCAGCACGCGCTGCGGCTGGCGCGCGAGCGCCGCCGCCAGGTTGACCGCCGTGGTGGTCTTGCCGACGCCGCCTTTCTGGTTGGCGATGGCGATGATGCGGGCCATGCGGGAGCCTCGTCGGCGATGGGTGTGACCGGGCATTATGCGGTCACACCCCCCTGCGGCGGAAATCGGCGTCGGCGCGGCGGCCCCGCGCCGCGGCTCAGCCGCGCTCGACCACCACCAGATGGCGGTCCGCGCCCAGCCCCGGCACCTGCAGCGGATGCACCGCCTGCGCCACCCAGCCCGGCGGCAGCGCGGCGATCTCCTCGTCCGGGCGCACGCCCTTCATCGCCAGCAGCCGCCCGCCCGGGCGCAGCAGGTGGCCGCCGACGGCGACGATACCGGCCAGCGTGTCCAGCGCGCGCGCGGTCAGGACATCGTAGGCGCCGGGTTCGTCCACGGCCTCGGCGCGCGATTCGGCCACGCGCGCGTTGTCCAGACGCAGCTGGCGCACCGCCTCGCGCAGGAACCGCGCCTTCTTGCCGTTGCTCTCGACCAGGGTCACCCGCAGCTGCGGCCGCGCGATCGCCAGCGGGATGCCGGGCAGCCCCGGGCCGGTGCCCAGGTCGGCCAGCGTGCCTTCCTCCACGAACGGCTGCATCGCCAGCGAATCGAGCAGGTGGCGGGTCACCATCTCGTGCGGGTCGCGGACGGCGGTGAGGTTGTAGGTGCGGTTCCAGCGCGCCAGCAGCGCCAGGTAGGCCAGCAGCGGCGGCGCCAGCGCGGCGGCGTCCAGGCCTTGCGCGCGCAGGCCCTGGTCGAGCGCGGCGTGGACGGAATCGGGAAGGGAAGCGTCGTTCATTCGCCGATTATCGCAGGTGCCGCCACCGTCACCGCCATGTAGCCGACATCGGCGCGGCCTATGCTGCGCACCGGTTCATTGCAGTCGTGGTGCAGCGGCATGTCGGATATCCAGGAAACCCCCTCGGCCAGCAACGGCGCGCAACCCGATCACGGCCGGCGCCGGGTCCTGGCCGGGCTGGGCCTGCTGGCTGCCACGCCGCTGCTGAGTCCGTTCGCGCGGGCACGCGGGTTCGACGATCCGTTCACCCTGGGCGTGGCCGCCGGCGACCCGCTGGCCGACGGCATGGTGGTGTGGACCCGGCTCGCCCCGCAGCCGCTGGCGGCCGACGGCCAGGGCGGTCTGCGCGAGGCGGTGCCGGTGCGCTGGAGCGTGGCCACCGACCCGGGCATGGCGCAGGTGGTGCGGCGCGGCGTGGCGACCGCGCATCCGCGCTGGGGCCACGCCGTGCACGTGGAAGTGAGTGGACTGCAGCCGGGCCGGCCGTACTGGTACCGGTTCGAAGCGCTGGGCGCGCAGAGTCCGCTGGGCTGCGCACGCACCGCCCCGGCGCCGGGCAGCCTGGCCGAGGCGCGCTTCGGCTTCGTCTCCTGCGCGCACTGGGAACAGGGCTATTTCAGCGCCTACCGGCACCTGGCCGCCGAGCAGCCGGACCTGGTGTTCTTCCTCGGCGATTACATCTACGAGTACAGCCTGCGCGGCGAGGCCGCGGCGCAGGCGGTGCGTCCGCACGGCAGCGGCGAGTGCCTGGATCTGGCCGGCTACCGCAACCGCTATGCGCTGTACCGCACCGACCCGGATCTGCAGGCGCTGCACGCCAGCGCCGCCTGCGTGGCGACCTGGGACGACCACGAGGTGCAGAACGACTACGCCAACCGCTGGTCGCAGGATCCGAAGATCCCGACCGCGCAGTTCCTGCGCCGCCGCGCCGCCGCCTACCAGGCGATGTACGAGCATTTCCCGCTGCGCGCGCAACACCGCCCGCGCGGCGCGAACATGCGCCTGTACCGCGCGCTGGACTACGGCGCGCTGGCGCGCTTCTTCGTGCTCGACGGCCGCCAGTACCGCAACGAGCAGCCCTGCATCCTGCCCGACGGCTGGCGCGGCGGACATGTGAGCGCGGGCGGCTGCGCCGACCTCGGCGACCCCGCGCGCAGCATGCTCGGCGCGGCGCAGGAGCGCTGGCTGCATGCCGGCTTCGCCCGCTCGGACGCGCGCTGGAACGTGATCGCGCAGGACCTGCTGGTCGCGCCGTTCCTGCAGCGCGACCCCAAGGACGGCCACCTCGGCCACTGGACCGACGGCTGGGACGGCTATCCGGCCACGCGCGATCGCATGCTGCGCGCGATCGCGCAGACCCGTCTGCGCAATCCGGTGTTCTGGGGCGGCGACATCCATTCGTACTGGGTCACCGACCTGAAGGCCGATGCCGCCGACCCGCACTCGCAGACCCTGGCCACCGAATTCGTCGGCACCTCGGTGACCTCCAACGGCCCACCGTCCGAAGCGATCGCGCAGATACTGCCGAGCAACCCGCACGTGCGCTATTTCGAAGGCAGCCAGCGCGGCTACGTGTCGGTATCGCTGAGCCAGGCGCGGATGGAGACCCGGCTGCAGGCCATTTCCGAGCGCCGCGATCCCAAGGCCACCGTGTCCACGCTGAAGCGCTTCGTGGTCGAGGACGGCCGCGCCGGCGCGATGGAGGCCTGAGCGCGCGGCGGATGCCACCGGCGCGCTGTCGTTTCGGCCGCTTGCCGCGGACTTGTAGGAGCGGCTTCAGGGCGCCTCTAATAACCCCAAAAGCATGGCGATGCACTTGCGAGACGCCGACACGTCCAGCCCGCAGGTTCGGGCATCGAGACGTTCGAGATGCCATGGAGTGGCTAAGGCGCGCTGGCGATAGACGCGGTGGCGTTGCGGCCGCGTCTTTCATGGACGCCTTGGCACTCATGGCCACTTCGTCTTCCTGTCGCGGCTGAAGCCGCTCCTACACATGCGCGCCGTGCTCTTGTAGGAGCGGCTTCAGCCGCGACAGAAAAAAGGAACACGCCATCGCCACACGCAGCGTGCAGC from Xanthomonas sp. DAR 34887 carries:
- a CDS encoding ParB/RepB/Spo0J family partition protein; the encoded protein is MTAKPPALGAKKRGLGRGLEALLGPKGGAAAPVPSDEAQPGESLRQLPVGQLQPGKYQPRQEMDEGKLQELAESIKAQGVIQPIVARELEPGKFEIVAGERRWRASQLAGLSEVPVVVRELDDRTVIAMALIENIQREDLNPLEEAQALQRLIDEFALTHAEAAEAVGRSRASVSNLLRLLELPPAIRALLEAGRLEMGHARALLTLSPELASRLASDAADQGWSVREVEHRAQQFAAGKVPSNRKAKPGRVAPQADIASLETELSESLGTKVAIAHGRGGKGKLVIHYTDLDTLDGVLERLRGKLG
- the rsmG gene encoding 16S rRNA (guanine(527)-N(7))-methyltransferase RsmG codes for the protein MNDASLPDSVHAALDQGLRAQGLDAAALAPPLLAYLALLARWNRTYNLTAVRDPHEMVTRHLLDSLAMQPFVEEGTLADLGTGPGLPGIPLAIARPQLRVTLVESNGKKARFLREAVRQLRLDNARVAESRAEAVDEPGAYDVLTARALDTLAGIVAVGGHLLRPGGRLLAMKGVRPDEEIAALPPGWVAQAVHPLQVPGLGADRHLVVVERG
- a CDS encoding ParA family protein; the encoded protein is MARIIAIANQKGGVGKTTTAVNLAAALARQPQRVLLVDLDSQGNATMGSGIDKRELAASTCDVLLGESSAAQIRVTAPEGFDLLPGNIDLTAAEIQLMDQPAREQRLKTALAPLREEYDFILIDCPPALSLLTLNALTAADSIIVPMQCEYYALEGLTALLETIEALRANLNPTLEIEGVLRTMFDVRNNLANAVSAELTNHFGDKVFRTIVPRNVRLAEAPSHGQSIVGYDRTSRGGVAYLGLAGEIVRRRNERNRPAPAMESY
- a CDS encoding alkaline phosphatase D family protein, which codes for MSDIQETPSASNGAQPDHGRRRVLAGLGLLAATPLLSPFARARGFDDPFTLGVAAGDPLADGMVVWTRLAPQPLAADGQGGLREAVPVRWSVATDPGMAQVVRRGVATAHPRWGHAVHVEVSGLQPGRPYWYRFEALGAQSPLGCARTAPAPGSLAEARFGFVSCAHWEQGYFSAYRHLAAEQPDLVFFLGDYIYEYSLRGEAAAQAVRPHGSGECLDLAGYRNRYALYRTDPDLQALHASAACVATWDDHEVQNDYANRWSQDPKIPTAQFLRRRAAAYQAMYEHFPLRAQHRPRGANMRLYRALDYGALARFFVLDGRQYRNEQPCILPDGWRGGHVSAGGCADLGDPARSMLGAAQERWLHAGFARSDARWNVIAQDLLVAPFLQRDPKDGHLGHWTDGWDGYPATRDRMLRAIAQTRLRNPVFWGGDIHSYWVTDLKADAADPHSQTLATEFVGTSVTSNGPPSEAIAQILPSNPHVRYFEGSQRGYVSVSLSQARMETRLQAISERRDPKATVSTLKRFVVEDGRAGAMEA